ACGCGATCAAATCGCTCGCTCTCTAGGCACCAGTGGGAAGGGGTCTCGACGATGTTCGTACGCGCGGCAGATATCCCGCGTGAACACACGACGAGGAGTGCGAGTGCTTCGAGGATGAGCAGATCACACCAGCGCCTCGCGACTCTATCGGCCGCCCCTCCTCGCGCAGCAAACTTGACGAGCATGTGCCGTCCGTCAACGAGCACGCCGAATTTTGGCCGCTCGCCACCGGCTGATGACCCGGGAGGGTGACCCGCGATCGTCGCTTCAGCGAGCGCTGGGTAATCATTGCGGGTTCTGGGAACACTCTCGAGTGCTTGCCATCGGGCAAACGATTCATCGCCAACGATAAGGTTGCCAGGCCAATCCTCTCCGCGCCGGGACATCGCGCTCAGAATGTGGTGATCAGACCAATCGGCCAATCGCGGCGGTAGCCGGAGGTCGGCGTGAATGGCAGCAAAGTGTCGGCCTAAGAATCCCGACGGGCGCTGGTCAACGAGCTCTATCGGAAGCCCGTTCGAAACCGTGCCGGCGGGCATCCAGACCGACTGACGTGCCACCAATGTAGTGACTTCGCCTGCTGAGACAGCAGTCCCGTTTTCGGTGACTCGAACAAGCGGAAAACGCGAACCGTCGAGGTTTGGCCACGCTTGCCGCAACGCATACTGCGTCGCACGGCCGCGCCCGATTCGCATAACGTCGGGCCCAGCGTCCCGTACCATGCGCATGAGCGTTGCCGGCGAGACACCGAGCCGCTCTCGGAGGTCGGATGCGTGGAGAACGCCGCGGCTCAGCTCGCGTGACACGTTGCTGGTCATGAAACGATTGTACAGCGGCCGTGTGGCGGTTTCGTGCGCCACATAGCGACATATCGCGTCCTGAGTGAAACGATACTTGAAACGATTTATGCAGCTAGTCAGCTGCCCTTGCTGGGAAACTGGGCGTGAAGCAGCTCGAACCCCTGAGCTGGCGAGCCGGACTTGAATCGGCCCGTCCGCTCCTTCGCTTACGAAAGGAGGCGGCGGCCGAGCACCGTCCAGACCGCGTACGCCAGCCGGCGACGCTCGTGGCGGGCAATGCCCCTCGTCCAGAAGGCGCCTTCCACCACTTCGCAGCCCGCAGGGACATCCCCAAGGAGCAGTGGTTCTTTGTGCTCGGCCGCATAGCGTGCGAGCACGTCTGGTGACGGACGAGCCGAGTTGAAGATGACCGCGTCGATTGGGCGACCCAAGACGTCGGCAAGACGCGCGACGGCCTCACCCGCGCTAAAGCCGCGCATCCCGCTGCCCTCGGTGAGCAGGTTCGCCACCAGGATGAGCGGCGTCCGACGCGCTGCCAGCGCTTCGCGCACGCCGCGCACGAGGAGTGTCGGCATCAGGCTCGTGTAGAAGCTCCCGGGCCCGATGATCGCGGCGTCGAGCTCGCCGATCGCCTTCTCCGTATCCCGATGAAGACGAACGGCCGGGTCGAGCCACACGCGCTTGACATAGCGACCGCGCGCCTGCCCCTCGTCTACCTCGACCTCCCCGGAGGTGATCGTTCCATCGGTGTATTCCGCACAAATGCTCGCGCGATCCGTGCTGACAGGCCACACCCGCCCCTTGCAGCCCAGCACCGTGCGTAGACCGTCGACTGCTGCGAGGAAGTCTCCACTGTACTGCTCCATCATCGACAGCAGCAGGTTGCCGCCGGTGTGCCCCCCGAGACGTTCGTGCTCGAGCGTCGGCAACCGAGACAGGAGGACGCGCCGTGCTTCCGGTTCGTTGCGTGCGAGCGCCAGGGCGCACCTCAGCACGTCGCCCGGCGGCAGCACGCCGAGCTCGTCTCTGAGGACACCCGAGCTGCCGCCGCTGTCGAACGTGGTGACGATAGCGCTGACGCGCAGCCAGGGATTGCGCTTGAGACCGCCAAGCAGGCTGGGCAGGCCAGTTCCGCCCCCGAAGCAGCCAACATGCAGCTCGCGCAGAAGCATGACCCGATTCTGGCCGAGTCGGGGCGAAAAAGGAACCACCACGAAGGTTTTCACCACGAAGGACACGAAGATCACGAAGGAAGGATTTCTTGTATTCTTCGTGTTCTTCGTGCTCTTCGTGGTGAAACGGGTGCCTATTCAGGCGGAAGGCGCCCGGTTCCTTTTTACTTCTCGGAAATGGCGAGGTAGACCGCGAGAGGAATTAGCAATGCGGCCGACACGCAGGCAATCAGCGCCAGCCGGATGCTCGCCGGGTCGAAGCGCGCAAACCAGCCGATGACAGCGGTGCGCACGTCCGCAAGCAGCGTCGCATGAGCGCCATCAGATCCTCGTGCGACGCGAAGCGATCGAGCAGCTTGTTGCGCAGCTCCGTCTGGCGGTCCACGACCTGGCGCCAGCGCCGGTGGTCGAGCGCCGTCTTGAGGATCCAGAGGATGCCACCGGCGACGACCAAGAAGATGCCGAACGGGATGAGAACCCCGAACATGCTCTCCCAGAATCGCTGCATCGCCGCCCGCGGATCCTGACTGCGCCAGATCGACTCGGCGTCCCCCACGAAGAAACGGAGGTCCCGCGACACTTCGGGATGCTGTTCCAGGAAGGAGCCGAGCTCGGGATACGGCGACAGGTACTCCGTATTGGCCAGCAGCGTGGGATCCGCATTGAGCACCTGCGAGACCGAGGGTGGCAATCGCCCCAGCAAGTCCTGGAGCTGCTCGCGGGTGCGTTGGGCATCCTGCGCCGCGCCCCGATCTCGCAGAATTTCAACCCGCTTGAGTGCTTGCGGCTTCCGCTCGGGGAGCTCCTGGCCAGACGCAACGCCCGGCGCGGCAAGGACGACGGCCAGGGCAGTAGCCGTGAGTCTGCTTACCGTCCCCCCGCCCCGCCTTTTACGGCCGTCTCGTTGCCGCCCAGCGCTCACTAGGCTCACAAAGTGGCCCATGCTCAGCTCTCCTCCTCCCTCCACACGCCCCACCTCGATGTCGGACTTCCATTCGAGAATACGGGCGGCGCCTGCCGTGGTTCACAGCGAGAAACGGCTGGGGTGAGCGGCGTCCAGTACAATGAGGTGATGTCTCTATCCTCGCTGCACCCAACGGTGCGCCGCGCTGTGGACGTCTTGGCCGCCGATCTCGCCAATATCTTTGGTCCGAGGCTCCAGGTCCTGCTCGTGCACGGTGCGCATGCTCACACCGGTGACCCTGCCTCCACGCCGCCGCCGCAGCCGGTCGAAACCCTCGCGCTCGTCGACAGCCTCGAGTACGGCGACCTTGCCGCGTGCGCCGACCGGGCACACACGTGGCGGGCACGGAACCTCGCCATGCCTTTCCTGCTGCCGGCGATCGAGTTCCACCGGGCGCTCGATGTCTTTCCCGTGGAGTACGGCGACATCATCGCCAATCACGTGGTGGTGTCCGGCCGCGATCCATTCGTCGGCCTCGCCGTCCTTCCAGACGACCTCCGGCGAGCGTCTGAAGTGGAGGTGAGGGGGCACGCAATCCACCTCCGCGAGGGCTTCCTCGAGACTGGCGGCGAGGCCGAACAGGTAGCCAGGCTGTTGGTGGCCTCTGCTTCGCCGTTTGCGAAGCTGTTGGGGACACTGGCACGGCTCGGCGGTCTGGAGACGTCGGAGCCGGAGGCGCTCGCCGGTCATCTCGAAGCGATGACCGGCCTGTCTGCATCGGTCGCGGGGCGTGTGCTCGCGCTCGAACGCGTTCCTCAGCTTGCGCCGGACGAGGCGGTTCGGTTGTTCCCGCCCTATCTCGATCTCATGCAAGCGCTGACCCGCTTTGTCGACTCATGGTCAATCGCACACAGTCGGTAACGCCCGGCGCGCCGGCGACCGCTTCCTCGACCCCGTCCTCGACCCGGTCCTCGACCCCGTCACGGGGGCGGAGCCGCGGGCTGTTGTTGGCGCTGGCCGTTCTGCTGCAGCTGACCAGCATGCTCGCGGCCAGGGGCGTGTCCGGCGCGCAGGCCGATGACACCGCTTCTCCCCTACCGCTGCTCACGGAGCCGGTCAACGACTTCGCGCATGTCATCGACGCCGCGAGCGCCGGCGAGCTCGACCGGCTCAGCCGCTCGGTACAGGAAGCCACCGGTGACGTCATCATCGTAGCCACCGTTCGCACGGCCACGCCGAGATTCGCCGATATCCGTGAGCTTGCGGTCGAGCTGTTCGAGAACCATGGCCGCGGCATTGGCGACAAAGAGCAAGACAACGGGCTGCTGCTGGTCCTCGCCGTAGAAGACAGGGAGGTCTGGACCGAGGTGGGCTACGGGCTCGAGGGCGCAATTACCGACGGCTTTGCCGGCGAGACCGCCCGCCAGTACATGCTGCCGCACTTCAAACACGGTGCGTACGGCGCCGGCCTCGTGGCTGGCGTGGAACGCTACATCGATCGCATCTCCGAAGAGCGCAAGGTCGACGTTGACCGCAAGCCGCGCGCGAAGCCACTGCCTACCGCTGGGGGAACGCGAATCCCATGGTTCCCTCTCGTCTTTTTCCTGCTGTTCTTGCTGAACGGCCTCACGCGAGGGCTCTCAGGGCGACGCCGCTATTACGGTGGCCACCGCTCTGGACCATGGAGCGGATGGCCCGGCGGCTTCGGCGGCGGGAGCTGGGGAGGAATGGGCGGCGGCTTTGGCGGCGGAGGCTTTGGCGGTGGCGGCGGCTTTGGGGGCTTTGGCGGCGGCGGCAGCGGCGGCGGCGGTGGTGGCGCCCGCTGGTGATCGTCCGTTCTTGTCTGGACGAGGGAGAATGATATGCACACGTTGAAACAGACGATGGCGGTCGTGCTCGTCAGCGTCGTGATGATGGGCCTCGCGGGCTGCTCGTACAACCGGTTCGTGTCGGAACAGGAAGCCATCAAGGGCGCCTGGGGGGAGGTGCAGAACCAACTTCAGCGCCGGAACGATCTCATCCCGAATCTCGTGGAGACGGTGAAGGGCTTCGCCGCACAGGAGAAGTCGGTGCTGCAAGCCATTGCCGACTCACGCGCGAAGCTGGCGGGTGCGCAGACGCCGAGCGAGACGATTGCCGCCGCCAACGAGCAGAGCTCCGCCTTGTCCCGCCTGCTCGTCATCGTCGAGAACTATCCGCAGCTCAAGTCCGATCAAACGTTCATGCGGCTGATGGACGAGCTCTCCGGCACAGAGAACCGCATTGCGGTGGCGCGGGGGCGTTACAACGAGCAGGTCACCGCCTACAACCAGCTGCGCCGCAGGTTCCCGGCGAATATGACCGCCCGCGTCTTTGGGTTCGAAGAGTATCCGTACTTCGAGGCTCCAAAAGAGGCACAGCAGGCGCCGAAGGTAACCTTTTGAGGTGAGGGGTGACAGGGTGAAAGGGTGACGGGGTGAAAGAGTGACGGGGGTGACTCGGTCATCGGGGTAAGCAGCCAAGGACCTTGCCAGCTCGTGCAACGCAAGGCTAAAACGCCGCCATCTGCGTTCGAACAACCCAGTCACCTTGTCACCCGGTCACCTTGTCACCTTGTCACCCGGTCGCCTTGTCACCTTGTCACACCCCCCACCCCTTTCTATGCGTCTCGTTGGTGTCTGGATCGCGGCGCTCCTTGGCTTCATCGTGCTCGCGACTGCCAACTCAGCCGGGTACCGCTACGGTTTGTCCGATCAGTTGTTCTACCTGCCTTCGGTGCTGCGCGCTCTGGATCCAACGCTCTTCCCACGCGACTCGATACTGCTCGACGCGCAGAGCACGCTGATCCTCTCCGATCAACTGCTCGCGTCCGTCGTGCGGATCACGCACGCATCCCTGCCCATCGTGATGCTGATTGGTTACGTGCTGACGCTAGCGCTGTTGCTCGCGGCAGCGATGGCTTTTGCCCGTCCGTTTCTGGTGTCTGGATGGAGCATCGCAGTCTTTGGCGCGGCGCTGACGCTGCGGCACCGTATCGCGGAGACGGGCGTCAATACGCTGGAAGGCTACTGGCACCCTCGGATTCTGGCGTTTGCCGTCGGGATTGCCGCCCTTGCCGTCGCGGCAAGGAAAAAGCGGACAGGCCCCTTTTCGGTTGGATCAAGTCCCGAAAAGGGGCCTGTCCCCTTTTTCCTTCTTTTTCCCCTCGTGCTGGTCGTGGCGGCGGGCCTGATCCATCCCACCACCGGCCTCTGGTTCGCAGTCTGGCTATTCGTGATGCTGTGGATCAACGAGCCACAGCTGCGGCGGCCACTTGCCGTGGTTGGCATCGTGTGCATCGCCGGTGCGATGTGGGCCCTGGCTGCTGGGCCGCTCGCTCGCAGGCTGACGCCGTTCGATGCAGCATGGGAAGCGGCTGTTGCCGGCAAGGACTACATCTTCCCCACCCGCTGGCCGCCCGAAGTCTGGGCCCTACACGCGGGTTGCGTCCTGTTGGTCGTGCTCATCTGGCGGATCCGTCTGCGGCGTGGGCTCACCCACGCCGCAGAGTCAGGCCTCGTGATGGGCTGCCTTGCGCTCGTCGTCATCTTTCTCTTGTCGCTGCCCTTCATTGCAGCGCGTCTCGCGTTCGCCGTGCAGCTCCAGGTGTCGCGCGTGCTCTGGATGGTGGATTTCCTCGCCACGCTTTACCTCGTGTGGTGGCTGGCGGAGGGTATGCGGCGTAGCCGTCCGCGGCTCCTGTTCACAGCCGTGCTCCTCGCCTCGATGGCACGCGGCCTGTACATCTTGAACATCGAGTTTCCGGATCGACGCTTCGCCCAGGTGGACCTGGAGCCTGGTCCGTGGCTCGACGCGGGTCTCTGGCTCCGCACACACACGGCGGGCAACGCGCATCTGCTGGCCGATCCCGACCATGCGTGGAAGTACGGCGCGAGCGTGCGGCTCACGGCAGAGCGTGATGTGCTACTGGAGGTGGTCAAGGACACCGCAGTGGCGCTGTACGCTCGCAACGTCGCGGTGCGT
This window of the Luteitalea sp. genome carries:
- a CDS encoding transcriptional regulator, with protein sequence MTSNVSRELSRGVLHASDLRERLGVSPATLMRMVRDAGPDVMRIGRGRATQYALRQAWPNLDGSRFPLVRVTENGTAVSAGEVTTLVARQSVWMPAGTVSNGLPIELVDQRPSGFLGRHFAAIHADLRLPPRLADWSDHHILSAMSRRGEDWPGNLIVGDESFARWQALESVPRTRNDYPALAEATIAGHPPGSSAGGERPKFGVLVDGRHMLVKFAARGGAADRVARRWCDLLILEALALLVVCSRGISAARTNIVETPSHWCLESERFDRVGVRGRIAVLSLAAIHDDLADAWARAAVLLRGAGRLADEGARRLRWLDAFGALIGNTDRHQYNILFFTEG
- the yvcK gene encoding uridine diphosphate-N-acetylglucosamine-binding protein YvcK translates to MLLRELHVGCFGGGTGLPSLLGGLKRNPWLRVSAIVTTFDSGGSSGVLRDELGVLPPGDVLRCALALARNEPEARRVLLSRLPTLEHERLGGHTGGNLLLSMMEQYSGDFLAAVDGLRTVLGCKGRVWPVSTDRASICAEYTDGTITSGEVEVDEGQARGRYVKRVWLDPAVRLHRDTEKAIGELDAAIIGPGSFYTSLMPTLLVRGVREALAARRTPLILVANLLTEGSGMRGFSAGEAVARLADVLGRPIDAVIFNSARPSPDVLARYAAEHKEPLLLGDVPAGCEVVEGAFWTRGIARHERRRLAYAVWTVLGRRLLS
- a CDS encoding TPM domain-containing protein codes for the protein MVNRTQSVTPGAPATASSTPSSTRSSTPSRGRSRGLLLALAVLLQLTSMLAARGVSGAQADDTASPLPLLTEPVNDFAHVIDAASAGELDRLSRSVQEATGDVIIVATVRTATPRFADIRELAVELFENHGRGIGDKEQDNGLLLVLAVEDREVWTEVGYGLEGAITDGFAGETARQYMLPHFKHGAYGAGLVAGVERYIDRISEERKVDVDRKPRAKPLPTAGGTRIPWFPLVFFLLFLLNGLTRGLSGRRRYYGGHRSGPWSGWPGGFGGGSWGGMGGGFGGGGFGGGGGFGGFGGGGSGGGGGGARW
- a CDS encoding LemA family protein, translating into MHTLKQTMAVVLVSVVMMGLAGCSYNRFVSEQEAIKGAWGEVQNQLQRRNDLIPNLVETVKGFAAQEKSVLQAIADSRAKLAGAQTPSETIAAANEQSSALSRLLVIVENYPQLKSDQTFMRLMDELSGTENRIAVARGRYNEQVTAYNQLRRRFPANMTARVFGFEEYPYFEAPKEAQQAPKVTF